The following proteins are encoded in a genomic region of Oceanotoga teriensis:
- a CDS encoding DUF2922 domain-containing protein — protein sequence MKKLILKYYNPSEKKRYSTTINNPKEEIESTEVQNVMQTLIGVIVPENAEIDEANIVQTTTTQILNLIE from the coding sequence ATGAAAAAATTAATATTAAAATACTACAATCCTTCAGAGAAAAAAAGATACTCAACTACAATAAACAATCCTAAAGAAGAAATCGAATCAACAGAAGTACAAAATGTAATGCAAACATTAATAGGAGTAATAGTACCTGAAAATGCTGAAATAGATGAAGCAAATATAGTTCAAACAACAACAACACAAATATTAAATTTAATAGAATAA